One genomic segment of Mytilus trossulus isolate FHL-02 chromosome 4, PNRI_Mtr1.1.1.hap1, whole genome shotgun sequence includes these proteins:
- the LOC134716802 gene encoding complement C1q tumor necrosis factor-related protein 2-like encodes MYSISVLTLVLCEEMIMGSCDVKLEGSLLKDLVELLIKKESDKGCMLLNRKRIPAFSAVLTKSKSFSENEIIKFDKVFTNNLNGYNPSTGIFTAPIAGIYRFSSMVMNERGKPLVVSLWHNNTRVTSVSTKVSDHTTGTLSIQLDLNKGDHIAVRSYYNYIIYSSNMHDSTFSGNLIAQ; translated from the exons ATGTACAGTATCTCTGTTCTAACATTGGTTTTATGTGAAGAGATGATAATGGGATCCTGTGATGTTAAACTAG AGGGTTCACTTCTCAAGGATCTAGTTGAATTGCTCATTAAAAAAGAATCAg ataaaGGCTGTATGTTGTTAAATAGGAAGAGAATTCCTGCCTTTTCAGCAGTCTTAACAAAGTCAAAATCCTTTTCAGAAAATGAGATAATAAAATTCGACAAAGTTTTTACTAATAACCTGAACGGCTACAATCCAAGTACTGGTATATTTACCGCACCTATTGCAGGAATATATAGATTTTCTTCAATGGTTATGAATGAAAGAGGAAAACCATTGGTTGTCAGTCTTTGGCATAATAACACCAGAGTAACTAGTGTGTCCACGAAAGTATCAGATCATACAACAGGAACACTCAGTATACAATTGGATTTGAACAAAGGAGATCACATAGCTGTAAGGTCTTATTACAATTACATTATTTATAGCAGCAACATGCATGACAGCAcattttctggaaatcttattGCTCaataa